The proteins below are encoded in one region of Halocatena salina:
- a CDS encoding glycosyltransferase: MRPTVAAFTDTYLPTVNGVTYTVKTWRDHWHRRGGRMEIVYPKSDHTPQSGEHPVSSVPFPFYEGFRMGFPRIPDAVRKSDIDIVHAHTPFGVGLSGLRVANRADLPVVMSYHTPAEEYATYLTGALSGRLVSVATAYEEWFLDRADHIIVPSESTRDRLDSRVEKPITTVPNGIDTERFAPVDTEAFRDRFGLPDGPLVGYTGRHGYEKRLDDILDATAGLDVTVVFGGDGPARSQLEARAATVDTDVRFLGFLDRADLPAFYSALDVFAFPSPVETEGLVALEANACGTPVVAINAGALAETITAGETGYHFDPEDIEGFKQAIQRALREHESLVESCLDRRETISVEHSLDQLETVYESVNEEREQ, from the coding sequence ATGCGCCCAACGGTCGCAGCGTTCACAGATACGTATCTCCCAACAGTCAATGGAGTAACGTATACGGTCAAGACGTGGCGCGACCACTGGCACCGCCGTGGTGGTCGGATGGAGATCGTGTATCCAAAGAGTGACCACACACCCCAGTCAGGCGAACACCCCGTTTCAAGCGTTCCGTTTCCGTTTTACGAAGGGTTTCGAATGGGGTTTCCTCGAATTCCCGATGCGGTTCGTAAATCGGATATCGACATCGTTCACGCACACACGCCGTTCGGTGTGGGCCTCAGCGGACTTCGGGTAGCAAACCGCGCGGATCTCCCGGTCGTCATGTCCTATCACACGCCAGCCGAAGAGTACGCCACCTATCTCACCGGTGCGCTCTCGGGGCGGCTCGTCAGCGTGGCGACCGCGTACGAGGAATGGTTTCTCGACCGTGCAGATCACATCATCGTGCCCAGCGAGAGTACTCGTGACCGACTCGACAGCCGTGTCGAGAAACCGATCACGACTGTTCCCAACGGGATCGACACCGAACGGTTCGCTCCGGTCGATACCGAGGCGTTCCGCGACCGATTCGGGCTTCCCGATGGGCCGCTGGTCGGGTACACTGGACGACACGGTTACGAAAAGCGGTTGGATGACATCCTCGATGCGACTGCAGGACTCGACGTCACTGTCGTGTTCGGCGGTGACGGTCCTGCCCGGTCACAGCTCGAAGCACGAGCGGCGACTGTCGACACTGACGTTCGGTTTCTCGGGTTTCTCGACCGCGCGGATCTCCCGGCGTTTTACTCGGCGCTCGACGTGTTCGCGTTCCCGAGTCCGGTCGAAACGGAGGGTCTCGTCGCGCTCGAAGCCAACGCGTGTGGAACGCCAGTTGTCGCCATCAATGCCGGTGCACTTGCCGAAACGATCACGGCAGGCGAAACCGGATACCATTTCGATCCGGAAGATATCGAGGGCTTCAAGCAGGCGATCCAGCGAGCGTTGCGAGAGCACGAATCGCTCGTCGAGTCCTGTCTCGATCGACGGGAAACGATCAGCGTAGAACACTCCCTCGATCAACTGGAAACGGTGTATGAGAGCGTCAATGAGGAGAGAGAACAGTAG
- a CDS encoding glycosyltransferase family 4 protein: protein MRVLNHLELESRLDRSGIETSVSHQRAALARTDVSVVTSPWNGGSIPRALERTVDGDGPIASIDLAHCNMIGPGSVAIARYARHEDVPLVLHAHVTREDFAESFRGSTAIGPALERYLRWFYSQADLVLCPSQYTKGVLESYPVDAPIRPITNGIDIDALSGFSSLRSTYRQRYDLDGMVVFALGSVFERKGVTTFCELAQATDHEFAWFGTYDTGPQASTTVRRWTSDPPENVTFTGWIDDKRGAFAAGDVYLFPAKVENQGLVVLEAMACGKPVVLRDIPVFEEYYTHGEDCLMCDTIDEFRDALTELASDPELRDRLGENARETAREHSLDRVSEELLDAYQEVTTV from the coding sequence GTGCGCGTTCTCAATCACCTTGAACTGGAATCCCGCCTCGATCGGAGCGGTATCGAAACGTCCGTTAGCCACCAGCGCGCCGCGCTCGCACGAACGGACGTGTCGGTCGTCACGTCGCCGTGGAACGGGGGATCGATCCCGCGGGCGCTCGAACGCACAGTCGACGGTGATGGGCCGATCGCGTCGATCGATTTGGCACACTGTAACATGATCGGACCGGGATCGGTGGCGATCGCTCGATACGCTCGCCACGAGGACGTACCGTTAGTCCTCCATGCCCACGTCACCCGTGAGGATTTCGCCGAAAGCTTTCGTGGATCGACGGCGATCGGACCGGCGCTCGAACGGTATCTCCGGTGGTTCTATTCCCAGGCCGATCTCGTTCTCTGTCCGAGCCAGTACACAAAGGGGGTGCTCGAATCCTACCCAGTCGATGCCCCGATCCGTCCGATCACGAACGGAATCGACATCGATGCCTTATCGGGCTTTTCTTCGCTGCGATCGACGTATCGACAGCGGTACGATCTCGACGGGATGGTCGTGTTCGCACTCGGGAGCGTGTTCGAACGGAAGGGGGTGACGACGTTCTGTGAACTCGCCCAAGCGACAGACCACGAGTTCGCGTGGTTTGGTACCTACGACACGGGACCACAGGCCTCGACGACGGTGCGTCGATGGACGAGCGACCCGCCTGAAAACGTCACCTTCACCGGCTGGATCGACGACAAGCGCGGCGCGTTCGCGGCCGGAGACGTGTATCTGTTTCCCGCGAAGGTCGAAAACCAAGGACTCGTGGTACTCGAAGCGATGGCGTGTGGAAAGCCGGTCGTCCTACGGGACATCCCCGTCTTCGAGGAGTATTACACCCACGGCGAGGACTGTCTCATGTGCGATACGATTGATGAGTTCCGGGATGCACTCACGGAACTCGCATCGGATCCGGAACTCCGTGACCGACTCGGTGAGAACGCGAGAGAGACCGCCCGCGAGCACAGCCTCGATCGAGTCTCCGAAGAGTTGCTCGATGCCTACCAAGAAGTCACAACCGTTTAG